A genomic region of Bactrocera dorsalis isolate Fly_Bdor chromosome 3, ASM2337382v1, whole genome shotgun sequence contains the following coding sequences:
- the LOC105233813 gene encoding calmodulin has translation MADQLTEEQIAEFKEAFSLFDKDGDGTITTKELGTVMRSLGQNPTEAELQDMINEVDADGNGTIDFPEFLTMMARKMKDTDSEEEIREAFRVFDKDGNGFISAAELRHVMTNLGEKLTDEEVDEMIREADIDGDGQVNYEEFVTMMTSK, from the exons atg GCTGACCAACTTACAGAAGAACAAATCGCTGAATTCAAAGAGGCATTCTCGCTCTTCGATAAAGATGGTGATGGCACCATCACGACAAAAGAATTGGGCACAGTGATGCGATCGCTGGGACAAAATCCAACAGAAGCCGAACTGCAAGACATGATAAATGAAGTCGATGCTGACG GTAATGGCACCATTGACTTCCCCGAGTTCTTGACAATGATGGCACGTAAAATGAAGGATACCGATAGTGAAGAGGAGATCCGAGAAGCCTTTAGAGTATTCGACAAGGACGGCAATGGCTTCATTTCAGCGGCTGAATTGCGTCACGTCATGACAAACTTGGGTGAAAAGTTAACAGACGAAGAAGTGGATGAAATGATCCGGGAGGCTGATATCGATGGTGACGGTCAGGTCAATTATGAAG